In the genome of Cygnus olor isolate bCygOlo1 chromosome Z, bCygOlo1.pri.v2, whole genome shotgun sequence, one region contains:
- the MAP3K1 gene encoding mitogen-activated protein kinase kinase kinase 1 isoform X6, with protein sequence MENKETLRGLQKMDDRPEERMIREKLKATCMPAWKHEWLERRSRRGPVVVKPIPVKGDGSEMNKLSLEPQAEGQSTASSPTQKGRRSPSPSSSSSSSSRTVKSESPGVRRKRVSPVPFQSGRITPPRRAPSPDGFSPYSPEETNRRVNKVMRARLYLLQQIGPNSFLIGGDSPDNKYRVFIGPQTCSCGRGTFCIHLLFVMLRVFQLEPSDPMLWRKTLKNFEVESLFQKYHSRRSSRIKAPSRNTIQKFVSRMSNSHTLSSSSTSTSSSEHSMKDEEEQMCPICLLGMLDEESLTVCEDGCRNKLHHHCMSIWAEECRRNREPLICPLCRSKWRSHDFYSHELPSPVESSVLRVVQQQTQQQSTVGSQRRTQESNFNLTHYGVQQIPSAYKDLAEPWIQVFGMELVGCLFSRNWNIREMALRRLSHDVSGALLLANGESTGNSGSSNGNNTSAGALGAASGSSQTSISGDVVVESCCSVLSMVCADPVYKVYVAALKTLRAMLVYTPCHTLAERTKLQRLLKPVVETILVKCADANSRTSQLSVSTLLEMCKGQAGELAVGREILKSGSIGIGGVDYVLNCILGTQTESSNWQALLGRLCLIDRLLLEFPGEFYPHIVCGDVLQADTVVDRYKKLLSLLNFALQSIDNSHSMVGKLSRRVFLSAARMVARVPHVFVKLLEMLSVTSSTHYARMRRRLMAIADEMEIAEAIQLGMEEMQSGDCRHEDFLQLPVPDNSPEATENNTPNNTVQLSGKSGKGLSDKKMSASPEDISETLAGLAVGLPVSSVTTEQPKPAVQTKGKPHSQCLNSSSSSNHSQSLFPTLLSPSNPSVPAGTVTDVSKLRPQGFIPCKIPSPSPQTQRKLSLQFQRNCSENKEAEKLSPVFTQARPLPSSHIHRPKPSRPTPCDMNKQGETSKNGMTLDLNDISQCDSNSSNSSAVIPSEETVFTPVDEKCRLDVNAELNSSIEDLLEASMPTSDGTVTFKSEVAVLSPERAENDDTYKDDVNHNQKCKEKMEAEEEEALAIAMAMSASQDALPIIPQLQVENGEDIIIIQQDTPETLPGHTKAKHHYREDAEWLKGQQIGLGAFSSCYQAQDVGTGTLMAVKQVTYVRNTSSEQEEVVEALREEIRMMSHLNHPNIIRMLGATCEKSNYNLFIEWMAGGSVAHLLSKYGAFKESVIINYTEQLLRGLSYLHENQIIHRDVKGANLLIDSTGHRLRIADFGAAARLASKGTGAGEFQGQLLGTIAFMAPEVLRGQQYGRSCDVWSVGCVVIEMACAKPPWNAEKHSNHLALIFKIASATTAPSIPSHLSPGLRDVTLRCLELQPQDRPPSRELLKHPVFRTTW encoded by the exons GTGGTGAAACCTATCCCTGTGAAGGGAGATGGATCTGAAATGAACAAGCTATCACTAGAACCTCAAGCTGAAGGACAAAGCACTGCTTCTTCACCTACGCAGAAAGGAAGGCGTAGTCCTTCTCCTAGTAGCTCTTCTTCATCATCTTCTAGGACTGTTAAATCTGAATCACCAGGTGTTAGAAGAAAAAGGGTATCTCCAGTACCT TTTCAGAGTGGACGTATAACACCACCTCGAAGAGCCCCATCTCCAGATGGCTTCTCTCCATACAGCCCTGAGGAAACAAATCGTCGTGTCAACAAAGTTATGAGAGCCAGGCTGTACCTGCTGCAGCAGATAGGACCAAACTCTTTCTTAATCGGAGGAGACAGCCCTGATAATAAATACAGAGTCTTTATTGGGCCTCAG actTGTAGCTGTGGTCGTGGAACATTTTGTATTCATCTATTGTTTGTTATGCTGCGAGTGTTCCAGCTTGAACCCTCAGACCCAATGCTATGGAGAAAGACACTGAAGAACTTTGAG GTTGAGAGTTTGTTCCAGAAATATCACAGTAGGCGTAGCTCGAGGATCAAAGCTCCATCTCGTAACACCATCCAGAAGTTTGTCTCACGCATGTCAAATTCTCATACATTGTCATCATCTAGTACTTCTACATCTAGTTCAGAACACAG tatgAAGGATGAAGAAGAACAGATGTGCCCCATTTGTTTGTTAGGCATGCTGGATGAAGAAAGCCTGACTGTGTGTGAAGATGGATGCAGGAACAAATTACATCACCACTGCATGTCAATAT GGGCAGAAGAATGTAGAAGAAACAGAGAGCCACTTATATGTCCTCTTTGCAGATCTAAATGGAGATCTCATGATTTCTATAG TCATGAATTGCCTAGCCCTGTGGAGTCATCTGTTCTCCGTGTGGTTCAGCAACAAACTCAACAGCAATCTACAGTTGGATCACAGAGAAGAACCCAAGAGAGCAATTTTAACCTTACTCATTATGGGGTCCAGCAGATTCCTTCTGCTTATAAAGATTTAGCTGAGCCATGGATTcag GTGTTTGGGATGGAGTTAGTTGGCTGCTTGTTTTCTCGAAACTGGAATATAAGAGAGATGGCACTTAGACGTCTTTCACATGATGTTAGTGGTGCTCTACTACTGGCTAATGGTGAAAGCACTGGAAATTCTGGAAGTAGCAATGGAAACAACACAAGTGCTGGAGCTCTGGGAGCAGCTAGCGGGTCGTCTCAGACCAGTATCTCAGGAGATGTGGTGGTGGAATCCTGCTGCAGTGTGCTGTCCATGGTCTGTGCTGACCCTGTCTACAAAGTGTATGTTGCTGCTTTA AAAACCTTAAGAGCCATGCTGGTATATACCCCTTGTCATACTTTGGCAGAAAGGACTAAACTACAGCGCCTTCTCAAGCCAGTTGTAGAGACAATATTAGTTAAATGTGCAGATGCCAACAG TCGAACGAGTCAACTTTCAGTCTCAACACTACTGGAGATGTGTAAAGGCCAAGCAGGAGAGCTGGCGGTTGGGAGAGAAATACTTAAGTCTG ggtccATTGGTATTGGTGGTGTTGATTATGTCTTAAATTGTATTCTTGGAACCCAAACTGAATCTAGCAACTGGCAAGCGCTACTGGGACGACTTTGTCTTATAGACAGACTTCTGTTGGAATTTCCTGGTGAATTTTATCCTCACATTGTCTGTGGAGATGTTTTACAGGCCGATACTGTAGTAGACAG gtaTAAGAAACTTCTCTCCCTCTTAAATTTCGCCTTGCAGTCAATTGACAATTCCCACTCAATGGTTGGTAAACTGTCGCGGAGAGTATTTTTGAGTGCCGCAAGAATGGTGGCAAGAGTGCCTCATGTTTTTGTAAAGCTTTTAGAAATGTTGAGTGTGACAAGCTCAACTCATTATGCAAGAATGCGTCGACGTTTGATGGCAATAGCAGATGAAATGGAAATTGCAGAAGCTATCCAGCTAGGGATGGAAGAAATGCAGTCCGGGGATTGTCGACATGAAGACTTTTTGCAGCTACCTGTACCAGATAACTCTCCagaagctacagaaaataatacaCCTAACAATACTGTCCAGTTATCAGGGAAAAGTGGGAAAGGTTTAAGTGACAAAAAAATGAGTGCCAGTCCAGAGGACATTTCTGAGACACTGGCTGGCCTTGCTGTGGGACTTCCTGTTTCATCAGTAACCACTGAGCAACCAAAGCCAGCTGttcaaacaaaaggaaaacccCACAGTCAGTGTTTGAACTCTTCTTCCTCATCCAATCATTCCCAGTCACTATTCCCAACGCTTCTCTCTCCTTCAAACCCATCTGTACCAGCTGGCACTGTAACAGATGTCTCTAAACTCAGACCTCAGGGATTCATTCCCTGCAAAATCCCCTCACCTTCTCCTCAAACACAGCGGAAACTCTCTCTCCAGTTTCAGAgaaactgttctgaaaataaagaagcagagaaacttTCTCCAGTCTTCACCCAAGCCAGGCCATTGCCATCCAGTCACATACACAGGCCAAAGCCATCACGACCCACTCCATGTGATATGAACAAGCAGGGGGAAACGTCAAAAAATGGTATGACGCTTGACCTGAACGATATTTCACAGTGTGACAGCAATAGTAGTAATAGCAGCGCGGTTATTCCAAGTGAAGAGACGGTGTTCACACCGGTAGATGAGAAGTGTCGGTTGGATGTTAATGCAGAGCTCAACTCCAGTATTGAGGACCTACTTGAGGCTTCCATGCCAACAAGTGATGGCACAGTTACGTTCAAGTCCGAAGTTGCAGTTCTTTCTCCTGAGCGGGCGGAAAATGATGATACTTACAAAGATGATGTAAATCATAAtcaaaaatgcaaggaaaagatggaagctgaagaagaggaagctTTAGCTATTGCTATGGCAATGTCAGCGTCTCAAGATGCCCTGCCAATAATTCCCCAACTACAGGTTGAAAATGGTGAAGATATCATAATTATCCAGCAGGAT ACACCAGAAACCCTGCCTGGACATACCAAAGCAAAACACCATTACAGAGAAGATGCAGAATGGCTTAAAGGTCAGCAAATTGGTCTtggagctttctcttcctgctACCAAGCTCAAGATGTAGGAACAGGGACATTAATGGCTGTAAAACAG GTGACGTATGTCAGGAACACATCATCTGAGCAAGAAGAGGTAGTTGAAGCGCTGAGGGAGGAGATACGTATGATGAGTCATCTGAACCATCCTAATATTATTCGCATGTTAGGTGCTACATGTGAGAAGAGCAATTATAACCTCTTTATTGAATGGATGGCAG ggGGATCAGTTGCTCATTTGTTAAGTAAATACGGAGCTTTCAAAGAATCAGTTATTATTAATTACACAGAACAACTGTTACGTGGCCTTTCTTACCTCCACGAAAATCAGATAATCCACAGAGATGTTAAAG GTGCCAATTTGCTAATTGACAGCACAGGTCATAGATTAAGAATTGCTGATTTTGGAGCTGCAGCCAGGTTGGCATCAAAAGGAACTGGTGCTGGGGAGTTTCAGGGACAGTTGTTGGGAACTATTGCATTTATGGCACCGGAG GTTCTGAGAGGTCAGCAGTATGGTAGGAGCTGCGATGTGTGGAGTGTTGGATGTGTTGTTATAGAAATGGCTTGTGCTAAACCTCCCTGGAATGCAGAGAAACACTCCAATCACCTTGCTCTAATATTTAAG aTTGCTAGTGCAACTACTGCTCCATCAATCCCTTCACATCTATCTCCTGGTTTGAGGGATGTGACTCTTCGATGTTTAGAACTTCAACCTCAGGACAGACCCCCATCGAGAGAGCTGCTGAAACACCCAGTCTTCCGTACTACATGGTAG
- the MAP3K1 gene encoding mitogen-activated protein kinase kinase kinase 1 isoform X2 yields MRCHVIVLQTSFQSRDMENKETLRGLQKMDDRPEERMIREKLKATCMPAWKHEWLERRSRRGPVVVKPIPVKGDGSEMNKLSLEPQAEGQSTASSPTQKGRRSPSPSSSSSSSSRTVKSESPGVRRKRVSPVPFQSGRITPPRRAPSPDGFSPYSPEETNRRVNKVMRARLYLLQQIGPNSFLIGGDSPDNKYRVFIGPQTCSCGRGTFCIHLLFVMLRVFQLEPSDPMLWRKTLKNFEVESLFQKYHSRRSSRIKAPSRNTIQKFVSRMSNSHTLSSSSTSTSSSEHSMKDEEEQMCPICLLGMLDEESLTVCEDGCRNKLHHHCMSIWAEECRRNREPLICPLCRSKWRSHDFYSHELPSPVESSVLRVVQQQTQQQSTVGSQRRTQESNFNLTHYGVQQIPSAYKDLAEPWIQVFGMELVGCLFSRNWNIREMALRRLSHDVSGALLLANGESTGNSGSSNGNNTSAGALGAASGSSQTSISGDVVVESCCSVLSMVCADPVYKVYVAALKTLRAMLVYTPCHTLAERTKLQRLLKPVVETILVKCADANSRTSQLSVSTLLEMCKGQAGELAVGREILKSGSIGIGGVDYVLNCILGTQTESSNWQALLGRLCLIDRLLLEFPGEFYPHIVCGDVLQADTVVDRYKKLLSLLNFALQSIDNSHSMVGKLSRRVFLSAARMVARVPHVFVKLLEMLSVTSSTHYARMRRRLMAIADEMEIAEAIQLGMEEMQSGDCRHEDFLQLPVPDNSPEATENNTPNNTVQLSGKSGKGLSDKKMSASPEDISETLAGLAVGLPVSSVTTEQPKPAVQTKGKPHSQCLNSSSSSNHSQSLFPTLLSPSNPSVPAGTVTDVSKLRPQGFIPCKIPSPSPQTQRKLSLQFQRNCSENKEAEKLSPVFTQARPLPSSHIHRPKPSRPTPCDMNKQGETSKNGMTLDLNDISQCDSNSSNSSAVIPSEETVFTPVDEKCRLDVNAELNSSIEDLLEASMPTSDGTVTFKSEVAVLSPERAENDDTYKDDVNHNQKCKEKMEAEEEEALAIAMAMSASQDALPIIPQLQVENGEDIIIIQQDTPETLPGHTKAKHHYREDAEWLKGQQIGLGAFSSCYQAQDVGTGTLMAVKQVTYVRNTSSEQEEVVEALREEIRMMSHLNHPNIIRMLGATCEKSNYNLFIEWMAGGSVAHLLSKYGAFKESVIINYTEQLLRGLSYLHENQIIHRDVKGANLLIDSTGHRLRIADFGAAARLASKGTGAGEFQGQLLGTIAFMAPEVLRGQQYGRSCDVWSVGCVVIEMACAKPPWNAEKHSNHLALIFKIASATTAPSIPSHLSPGLRDVTLRCLELQPQDRPPSRELLKHPVFRTTW; encoded by the exons GTGGTGAAACCTATCCCTGTGAAGGGAGATGGATCTGAAATGAACAAGCTATCACTAGAACCTCAAGCTGAAGGACAAAGCACTGCTTCTTCACCTACGCAGAAAGGAAGGCGTAGTCCTTCTCCTAGTAGCTCTTCTTCATCATCTTCTAGGACTGTTAAATCTGAATCACCAGGTGTTAGAAGAAAAAGGGTATCTCCAGTACCT TTTCAGAGTGGACGTATAACACCACCTCGAAGAGCCCCATCTCCAGATGGCTTCTCTCCATACAGCCCTGAGGAAACAAATCGTCGTGTCAACAAAGTTATGAGAGCCAGGCTGTACCTGCTGCAGCAGATAGGACCAAACTCTTTCTTAATCGGAGGAGACAGCCCTGATAATAAATACAGAGTCTTTATTGGGCCTCAG actTGTAGCTGTGGTCGTGGAACATTTTGTATTCATCTATTGTTTGTTATGCTGCGAGTGTTCCAGCTTGAACCCTCAGACCCAATGCTATGGAGAAAGACACTGAAGAACTTTGAG GTTGAGAGTTTGTTCCAGAAATATCACAGTAGGCGTAGCTCGAGGATCAAAGCTCCATCTCGTAACACCATCCAGAAGTTTGTCTCACGCATGTCAAATTCTCATACATTGTCATCATCTAGTACTTCTACATCTAGTTCAGAACACAG tatgAAGGATGAAGAAGAACAGATGTGCCCCATTTGTTTGTTAGGCATGCTGGATGAAGAAAGCCTGACTGTGTGTGAAGATGGATGCAGGAACAAATTACATCACCACTGCATGTCAATAT GGGCAGAAGAATGTAGAAGAAACAGAGAGCCACTTATATGTCCTCTTTGCAGATCTAAATGGAGATCTCATGATTTCTATAG TCATGAATTGCCTAGCCCTGTGGAGTCATCTGTTCTCCGTGTGGTTCAGCAACAAACTCAACAGCAATCTACAGTTGGATCACAGAGAAGAACCCAAGAGAGCAATTTTAACCTTACTCATTATGGGGTCCAGCAGATTCCTTCTGCTTATAAAGATTTAGCTGAGCCATGGATTcag GTGTTTGGGATGGAGTTAGTTGGCTGCTTGTTTTCTCGAAACTGGAATATAAGAGAGATGGCACTTAGACGTCTTTCACATGATGTTAGTGGTGCTCTACTACTGGCTAATGGTGAAAGCACTGGAAATTCTGGAAGTAGCAATGGAAACAACACAAGTGCTGGAGCTCTGGGAGCAGCTAGCGGGTCGTCTCAGACCAGTATCTCAGGAGATGTGGTGGTGGAATCCTGCTGCAGTGTGCTGTCCATGGTCTGTGCTGACCCTGTCTACAAAGTGTATGTTGCTGCTTTA AAAACCTTAAGAGCCATGCTGGTATATACCCCTTGTCATACTTTGGCAGAAAGGACTAAACTACAGCGCCTTCTCAAGCCAGTTGTAGAGACAATATTAGTTAAATGTGCAGATGCCAACAG TCGAACGAGTCAACTTTCAGTCTCAACACTACTGGAGATGTGTAAAGGCCAAGCAGGAGAGCTGGCGGTTGGGAGAGAAATACTTAAGTCTG ggtccATTGGTATTGGTGGTGTTGATTATGTCTTAAATTGTATTCTTGGAACCCAAACTGAATCTAGCAACTGGCAAGCGCTACTGGGACGACTTTGTCTTATAGACAGACTTCTGTTGGAATTTCCTGGTGAATTTTATCCTCACATTGTCTGTGGAGATGTTTTACAGGCCGATACTGTAGTAGACAG gtaTAAGAAACTTCTCTCCCTCTTAAATTTCGCCTTGCAGTCAATTGACAATTCCCACTCAATGGTTGGTAAACTGTCGCGGAGAGTATTTTTGAGTGCCGCAAGAATGGTGGCAAGAGTGCCTCATGTTTTTGTAAAGCTTTTAGAAATGTTGAGTGTGACAAGCTCAACTCATTATGCAAGAATGCGTCGACGTTTGATGGCAATAGCAGATGAAATGGAAATTGCAGAAGCTATCCAGCTAGGGATGGAAGAAATGCAGTCCGGGGATTGTCGACATGAAGACTTTTTGCAGCTACCTGTACCAGATAACTCTCCagaagctacagaaaataatacaCCTAACAATACTGTCCAGTTATCAGGGAAAAGTGGGAAAGGTTTAAGTGACAAAAAAATGAGTGCCAGTCCAGAGGACATTTCTGAGACACTGGCTGGCCTTGCTGTGGGACTTCCTGTTTCATCAGTAACCACTGAGCAACCAAAGCCAGCTGttcaaacaaaaggaaaacccCACAGTCAGTGTTTGAACTCTTCTTCCTCATCCAATCATTCCCAGTCACTATTCCCAACGCTTCTCTCTCCTTCAAACCCATCTGTACCAGCTGGCACTGTAACAGATGTCTCTAAACTCAGACCTCAGGGATTCATTCCCTGCAAAATCCCCTCACCTTCTCCTCAAACACAGCGGAAACTCTCTCTCCAGTTTCAGAgaaactgttctgaaaataaagaagcagagaaacttTCTCCAGTCTTCACCCAAGCCAGGCCATTGCCATCCAGTCACATACACAGGCCAAAGCCATCACGACCCACTCCATGTGATATGAACAAGCAGGGGGAAACGTCAAAAAATGGTATGACGCTTGACCTGAACGATATTTCACAGTGTGACAGCAATAGTAGTAATAGCAGCGCGGTTATTCCAAGTGAAGAGACGGTGTTCACACCGGTAGATGAGAAGTGTCGGTTGGATGTTAATGCAGAGCTCAACTCCAGTATTGAGGACCTACTTGAGGCTTCCATGCCAACAAGTGATGGCACAGTTACGTTCAAGTCCGAAGTTGCAGTTCTTTCTCCTGAGCGGGCGGAAAATGATGATACTTACAAAGATGATGTAAATCATAAtcaaaaatgcaaggaaaagatggaagctgaagaagaggaagctTTAGCTATTGCTATGGCAATGTCAGCGTCTCAAGATGCCCTGCCAATAATTCCCCAACTACAGGTTGAAAATGGTGAAGATATCATAATTATCCAGCAGGAT ACACCAGAAACCCTGCCTGGACATACCAAAGCAAAACACCATTACAGAGAAGATGCAGAATGGCTTAAAGGTCAGCAAATTGGTCTtggagctttctcttcctgctACCAAGCTCAAGATGTAGGAACAGGGACATTAATGGCTGTAAAACAG GTGACGTATGTCAGGAACACATCATCTGAGCAAGAAGAGGTAGTTGAAGCGCTGAGGGAGGAGATACGTATGATGAGTCATCTGAACCATCCTAATATTATTCGCATGTTAGGTGCTACATGTGAGAAGAGCAATTATAACCTCTTTATTGAATGGATGGCAG ggGGATCAGTTGCTCATTTGTTAAGTAAATACGGAGCTTTCAAAGAATCAGTTATTATTAATTACACAGAACAACTGTTACGTGGCCTTTCTTACCTCCACGAAAATCAGATAATCCACAGAGATGTTAAAG GTGCCAATTTGCTAATTGACAGCACAGGTCATAGATTAAGAATTGCTGATTTTGGAGCTGCAGCCAGGTTGGCATCAAAAGGAACTGGTGCTGGGGAGTTTCAGGGACAGTTGTTGGGAACTATTGCATTTATGGCACCGGAG GTTCTGAGAGGTCAGCAGTATGGTAGGAGCTGCGATGTGTGGAGTGTTGGATGTGTTGTTATAGAAATGGCTTGTGCTAAACCTCCCTGGAATGCAGAGAAACACTCCAATCACCTTGCTCTAATATTTAAG aTTGCTAGTGCAACTACTGCTCCATCAATCCCTTCACATCTATCTCCTGGTTTGAGGGATGTGACTCTTCGATGTTTAGAACTTCAACCTCAGGACAGACCCCCATCGAGAGAGCTGCTGAAACACCCAGTCTTCCGTACTACATGGTAG